The following proteins are encoded in a genomic region of Corythoichthys intestinalis isolate RoL2023-P3 chromosome 5, ASM3026506v1, whole genome shotgun sequence:
- the myo5c gene encoding unconventional myosin-Vc isoform X1 encodes MALFQLYTRYNRVWIPDAEHVWKSAEIVRDFHFGDHILHLLLEDGTELKYPVDSSPPELPPLRNPDILVGENDLTALSYLHEPAVLHNLKLRFLESRIIYTYCGIILVALNPYKQLHVYGDAIIHAYSGQNMGDMDPHIFAVAEEAYKQMARDHKNQSIIISGESGAGKTVSARYAMRYFAVVSKSGSKTQIEDKVLASNPITEAIGNAKTIRNDNSSRFGKFTEISFDNRYRIIGANMRTYLLEKSRVVFQAESERNYHIFYQICACAHLPQFKELKLRSADEFHYTGMGGNIIIEGVDDRKGMEETQQTFSLLGLKEDFQSDVFKVLAAILHLGNVEIKSSGDDRSSISNGDSHLKIFCELLGVRADNLMQWLCNRRLVLASETVVKPLPKDRAVTSRDALAKRIYAHLFDCIINRINKALQVPGKQHAFIGVLDIYGFETFDINSFEQFCINYANEKLQQQFNLHVFKLEQEEYMKEDIPWTLIDFYDNQPVIDLIEAKMGILDLLDEECLFPQGSDQSWLQKLYNYLDSNPLFERPKLSNEMFVIQHFADKVEYQCKGFLEKNRDALYEELIEVLRVSKFAFLAKFFQEEGQSGLNIKGIRVMPARPSVMSANKQLRTSVGKKFHSSLALLMDTLNATTPHYVRCIKPNDEKLPFEYDSGRVVQQLRACGVLETIRISAQSYPSRWTYFEFYNRYSVLMTNVEAGINDKTQTCKSLLQRLIQDSNQYKFGRTKIFLRAGQVAYLEKLRLDQLRGACITIQKYVRGWIQRRKYLRLRRAAILIQHYIRGKRTVRKAVSATNLKQGWSAVVIQRYWRGFRIMKAYQTVRLAIITIQAFTRGWLARKSYAKLVEARKALVLQKYARAWLARRRFNAIRRLVHQVQLSFRVEQLRKKNEEQSKENRGLVERLTSLASSHSQAMEKLQAMEIQLGKSANQKASLAAREKKAQQDASLKMTALQSEVDGLIIEKQARETMFEASTKEQKEKFDQIKINLLEEKETQARLRKMAENNLEMQRRDHEKELGVLREEIRKLKDERAALQMKMEDGDQMTIDLQDQVAQLTKHVKVIPELRKDIANLQSQKNNSDRKMKQQSEEARAKLREISRLLAGSIVEEDVLSGLTEDYSEKAYEAEDLLAAFSGLEKVTRTLENHRKEQKESYDSQIEGLKLKVDYLQNEYSSLQTLFTEKNNINENIRQEVSRLSRENSVIPELKVQISELLKQKNEHEILIENLRKELEEKADEMKNTFEKRIEEESSKRRHLEEQAEVLDEVKLDLQGQIKDLEEEKDLLSRQLQMERDAKIRLRLEATQLSSKNLDLQEQLDDNERIIKQLQNQMISLETAQKGGKKSIFQVQCRMNNECQSFIVCHPAQKMMSPLPKHYLGMLEYNREDESRLIKNLILDLKPKGVAVNMIPVLPAYILFMCVRHVDYLSDEDKLRSLMNGIITAVKKITTNHPNDLALLSFWLSNMYQLLNCLKQYSGEEEFRKQSTARQVNNCLQNFDLSDHQQVVSDLAICIYHQFIAAMERSLTPAIVPGMLEHESLQGISSMKPRGFIKRSSDDNEDMETYTISFITQRLSHFYNNMMQHGTETHLIKQVVKQLLFHIGATTLNNLLLRKDMCSCRKGMQIRCNISYLEEWLQEKELQNCHLIDTLKPLAEAAWLLQVSKSTDDDAKAITKKCIELNTVQIVKILNSYTPIDGFEKRVASSFVRKVQSLRQDHDGSAQLMIDPHYRFPVTFPFYASSQALELLQIPNSLHLEFLTMI; translated from the exons ATGGCGTTGTTTCAACTTTACACGCGG TACAATAGAGTGTGGATTCCAGATGCTGAACATGTTTGGAAATCAGCAGAAATTGTGAGAGATTTCCATTTTGGAGATCATATTTTACACCTGCTTCTCGAGGATGGCACC GAACTCAAGTACCCCGTTGACTCATCACCACCAGAACTCCCGCCTCTCCGCAACCCGGACATCTTGGTTGGGGAGAACGACCTCACCGCTCTCAGCTACCTCCACGAACCAGCTGTCCTGCACAACCTCAAATTGCGCTTCTTGGAATCCAGAATCATCTACACCTACTGTG GCATCATCCTGGTGGCTCTGAACCCTTACAAGCAGCTTCATGTCTATGGAGATGCAATCATTCATGCGTACTCGGGTCAGAACATGGGTGACATGGACCCTCATATATTTGCGGTGGCGGAGGAGGCTTACAAACAGATGGCTAG GGACCACAAAAATCAATCTATTATCATCAGTGGAGAGTCAGGAGCTGGTAAAACGGTTTCTGCTCGATACGCTATGAGGTACTTTGCTGTTGTCAGCAAATCTGGTAGCAAGACCCAAATTGAAGACAAAGTTCTGGCATCCAATCCCATAACAGAG GCCATCGGGAACGCAAAGACGATCAGGAACGATAACAGCAGCCGTTTCGGGAAATTCACCGAGATAAGTTTTGACAACAGGTATCGAATTATTGGCGCAAACATGAGGACTTACCTGTTGGAGAAATCAAGAGTTGTTTTCCAG GCTGAATCGGAGCGGAACTATCACATATTTTACCAAATATGTGCCTGCGCACATCTGCCGCAGTTTAAAGAACTCAAACTCA GGAGTGCAGATGAGTTTCACTACACGGGCATGGGTGGCAATATCATTATTGAAGGTGTGGATGACAGGAAAGGCATGGAGGAGACGCAACAGACTTTCTCACTCCTGG gaTTGAAGGAGGACTTTCAGTCTGATGTCTTCAAGGTTCTTGCAGCAATTCTCCATCTGGGAAATGTGGAAATCAAGAGCTCTGGGGATGATAGATCATCCATTTCT aACGGCGATTCACATTTGAAAATCTTCTGTGAGTTACTGGGCGTCCGCGCGGACAACCTGATGCAATGGCTGTGTAATCGGAGGCTGGTTCTGGCATCTGAAACGGTGGTGAAACCACTGCCAAAAGATCGCGCGGTTACTTCCCGAGACGCCCTCGCCAAGCGGATCTACGCTCATTTGTTTGACTGCATCATTAACAGGATCAACAAAGCACTGCAGGTTCCGGGGAAGCAACATGCTTTCATTGGAGTTTTAGACATTTATGG GTTTGAGACATTTGACATCAACAGTTTTGAGCAGTTTTGTATCAACTACGCCAATGAAAAGCTTCAGCAGCAGTTTAATTTG CATGTTTTCAAACTGGAACAAGAGGAGTACATGAAAGAAGACATCCCATGGACGTTAATAGATTTCTATGACAACCAGCCAGTCATTGACTTGATTGAAGCCAAAATGGGAATCCTGGACTTGCTTGATGAAGAATGTTTG TTTCCTCAAGGCTCCGATCAAAGCTGGCTCCAAAAACTGTACAACTACCTGGACAGCAATCCTTTGTTTGAGAGACCCAAGCTATCCAATGAGATGTTTGTCATTCAGCACTTTGCGGACAAG GTGGAGTATCAGTGCAAAGGTTTTCTTGAGAAGAATCGAGATGCTCTTTATGAAGAACTGATTGAAGTTCTAAGAGTCAgtaag TTTGCCTTTCTGGCCAAATTCTTCCAAGAGGAGGGCCAAAGTGGTCTTAACATAAAAGGTATCAGGGTGATGCCGGCCAGGCCCAGTGTAATGTCGGCCAATAAACAGCTGAGGACCTCAGTTGGGAAAAAG TTCCACAGTTCCCTTGCTTTGCTGATGGACACTCTGAATGCTACGACTCCTCACTATGTGCGCTGCATTAAGCCCAATGATGAAAAGCTGCCATTTGA ATACGATTCTGGACGGGTGGTGCAACAGCTGCGAGCCTGCGGAGTGCTTGAAACTATTCGTATTAGCGCCCAAAGTTACCCATCGAG GTGGACCTACTTTGAGTTTTACAACCGATACAGTGTTTTAATGaccaatgtggaggcgggcatcAATGACAAGACACAGACATGCAAATCTTTGCTTCAAAGGTTGATTCAG GACTCTAACCAATACAAGTTCGGTCGCACCAAGATCTTCCTTCGAGCAGGTCAGGTAGCTTATTTAGAGAAGTTACGTCTGGACCAACTACGAGGGGCTTGCATTACCATCCAGAAATACGTCCGTGGGTGGATCCAGAGAAGGAAGTACCTCCGCTTGAGACGGGCTGCCATCCTGATACAACACTACATCCGTGGCAAGAGGACCGTACG CAAAGCAGTCAGTGCAACAAACCTGAAGCAAGGCTGGTCGGCAGTGGTGATCCAGAGGTACTGGAGAGGCTTCCGCATAATGAAGGCCTACCAAACGGTACGCTTGGCCATCATCACCATCCAAGCTTTTACACGAGGTTGGCTGGCCCGTAAATCCTATGCCAAG CTGGTAGAAGCTCGCAAGGCCTTGGTCCTGCAAAAGTATGCCAGAGCGTGGTTGGCTCGGCGTCGTTTTAACGCCATTCGTCGACTGGTGCATCAAGTTCAGCTCTCCTTCAGGGTGGAGCAGCTCCGAAAGAAGAATGAGGAGCAG AGTAAAGAGAACCGCGGCTTGGTGGAAAGACTGACAAGCTTGGCCAGCTCTCATTCTCAGGCCATGGAGAAGCTTCAAGCTATGGAAATACAGCTGGGAAAATCAGCCAACCAGAAGGCATCCTTGGCAGCAAGAGAGAAGAAAGCTCAACAAGATGCTTCTCTG AAAATGACTGCGCTTCAAAGTGAAGTTGACGGGTTAATCATTGAGAAACAAGCCAGAGAAACAATGTTTGAAGCCTCCACCAAGGAGCAGAAAG AAAAGTTTGATCAaattaaaattaatcttctGGAGGAGAAGGAAACTCAAGCAAGGCTCCGAAA GATGGCTGAGAACAACCTTGAAATGCAGAGACGGGACCACGAGAAGGAGCTGGGAGTCCTGAGAGAGGAAATCAGGAAGTTGAAGGACGAGAGAGCTGCTCTTCAAATGAAGATGGAGGACGGCGACCAAATGACTATTGACCTGCAAGATCAGGTGGCTCAGCTCACCAAACATGTCAAAGTCATTCCTGAGCTCCGCAAGGACATCGCCAACCTACAGAGTCAAAAGAATAACTCAGACCGAAAAATGAAGCAACAATCGGAAGAAGCAAGAG CTAAACTGCGTGAAATTTCAAGACTACTTGCTGGAAGCATTGTGGAAGAAGACGTGCTTTCGGG GCTAACTGAAGATTATTCTGAGAAAGCATATGAAGCTGAAGACCTCCTGGCAGCATTTAGTGGTTTAGAGAAAGTGACCAG AACATTGGAGAACCATCGTAAAGAGCAGAAGGAAAGCTATGACTCTCAAATAGAAGGCTTGAAACTGAAAGTGGATTACCTTCAAAATGAGTACAGCAGCTTGCAAACACTTTTTACCGAGAAAAATAACATAAATGAGAATATTCGCCAGGAGGTGTCCCGACTGAGCCGTGAGAACTCG GTTATACCAGAGCTGAAAGTTCAGATTTCAGAGcttctaaaacaaaaaaatgagcaTGAGATCCTCATAGAAAACCTGAGAAAGGAGTTGGAGG AAAAAGCCGACGAGATGAAAAATACCTTTGAAAAAAGGATTGAAGAAGAGAGTTCAAAACGAAG GCACTTAGAGGAACAAGCAGAGGTGCTGGATGAAGTGAAACTCGACCTTCAAGGTCAAATAAAAGACTTAGAAGAGGAGAAAGATCTTTTGAGCAGACAACTACAGATGGAGAGAGATGCCAAGATTCGACTCAGACTCGAAGCCACGCAGTTATCGTCAAAAAATTTG GACTTGCAGGAGCAGCTTGACGACAATGAAAGAATCATTAAACAATTACAGAATCAAATGATAAGCCTTGAAACAGCACAAAaaggtggaaaaaaaagtatttttcaagTTCAATGTAGAATGAATAATGAATGTCAAAGTTTTATTGTGTGTCACCCAGCCCAGAAAATGATGTCACCTCTTCCAAAGCATTATCTTGGAATGTTGGAGTACAACAGAGAGGATGAATCCCGACTCATTAAAAATCTGATTTTAG ACCTTAAGCCCAAAGGTGTGGCAGTCAACATGATACCAGTTCTGCCAGCTTATATTCTCTTCATGTGTGTACGGCATGTCGACTACCTCAGCGACGAAGATAAACTTCGGTCTTTGATGAACGGCATTATTACCGCTGTGAAAAAGATCACCACA AATCACCCAAACGACTTGGCCTTGTTgtctttctggctgtcaaacatGTACCAGCTTCTCAACTGTCTCAAGCAGTACAGCGGCGAGGAG GAATTTAGGAAACAAAGCACTGCCCGTCAGGTGAACAACTGCTTGCAGAACTTTGATTTGTCAGATCACCAGCAGGTCGTCAGCGACTTGGCCATTTGCATCTATCACCAGTTTATCGCGGCCATGGAAAGATCGCTCACACCTGCGATTG TACCTGGTATGTTGGAGCATGAGAGTTTGCAGGGAATTTCCAGTATGAAGCCCAGAGGCTTCATTAAACGTTCCAGCGATGACAATGAAGACATGGAGACCTATACAATCTCCTTCATCACTCAGCGGCTCTCTCACTTCTACAATAACATGATGCAACATGGAACGGAGACACACCTCATTAAACAGGTGGTCAAGCAGTTGCTCTTTCACATCGGTGCGACCACCCTCAACAACCTACTACTCCGGAAAGACATGTGTTCCTGCAGGAAAGGAATGCAAATCAG GTGTAACATCAGCTACCTGGAGGAGTGGCTACAGGAGAAAGAGTTGCAAAATTGTCATCTCATAGACACGCTCAAGCCGTTAGCTGAGGCGGCCTGGCTGCTGCAGGTCAGCAAGTCCACCGATGACGACGCCAAGGCCATTACCAAGAAATGCATCGAGCTCAACACGGTTCAG ATTGTCAAGATTCTAAATTCATACACACCCATCGACGGTTTTGAGAAGAGGGTGGCGTCGTCGTTTGTGCGTAAAGTTCAG TCACTTCGACAAGATCATGACGGCTCGGCGCAGCTGATGATTGACCCCCATTATCGTTTCCCAGTTACGTTTCCTTTTTATGCTTCCTCACAGGCTCTGGAGCTGTTGCAGATTCCCAATAGCCTTCACCTGGAATTTCTTACCATGATCTGA
- the myo5c gene encoding unconventional myosin-Vc isoform X2 yields MALFQLYTRYNRVWIPDAEHVWKSAEIVRDFHFGDHILHLLLEDGTELKYPVDSSPPELPPLRNPDILVGENDLTALSYLHEPAVLHNLKLRFLESRIIYTYCGIILVALNPYKQLHVYGDAIIHAYSGQNMGDMDPHIFAVAEEAYKQMARDHKNQSIIISGESGAGKTVSARYAMRYFAVVSKSGSKTQIEDKVLASNPITEAIGNAKTIRNDNSSRFGKFTEISFDNRYRIIGANMRTYLLEKSRVVFQAESERNYHIFYQICACAHLPQFKELKLRSADEFHYTGMGGNIIIEGVDDRKGMEETQQTFSLLGLKEDFQSDVFKVLAAILHLGNVEIKSSGDDRSSISNGDSHLKIFCELLGVRADNLMQWLCNRRLVLASETVVKPLPKDRAVTSRDALAKRIYAHLFDCIINRINKALQVPGKQHAFIGVLDIYGFETFDINSFEQFCINYANEKLQQQFNLHVFKLEQEEYMKEDIPWTLIDFYDNQPVIDLIEAKMGILDLLDEECLFPQGSDQSWLQKLYNYLDSNPLFERPKLSNEMFVIQHFADKVEYQCKGFLEKNRDALYEELIEVLRVSKFAFLAKFFQEEGQSGLNIKGIRVMPARPSVMSANKQLRTSVGKKFHSSLALLMDTLNATTPHYVRCIKPNDEKLPFEYDSGRVVQQLRACGVLETIRISAQSYPSRWTYFEFYNRYSVLMTNVEAGINDKTQTCKSLLQRLIQDSNQYKFGRTKIFLRAGQVAYLEKLRLDQLRGACITIQKYVRGWIQRRKYLRLRRAAILIQHYIRGKRTVRKAVSATNLKQGWSAVVIQRYWRGFRIMKAYQTVRLAIITIQAFTRGWLARKSYAKLVEARKALVLQKYARAWLARRRFNAIRRLVHQVQLSFRVEQLRKKNEEQSKENRGLVERLTSLASSHSQAMEKLQAMEIQLGKSANQKASLAAREKKAQQDASLKMTALQSEVDGLIIEKQARETMFEASTKEQKEKFDQIKINLLEEKETQARLRKMAENNLEMQRRDHEKELGVLREEIRKLKDERAALQMKMEDGDQMTIDLQDQVAQLTKHVKVIPELRKDIANLQSQKNNSDRKMKQQSEEARAKLREISRLLAGSIVEEDVLSGLTEDYSEKAYEAEDLLAAFSGLEKVTRTLENHRKEQKESYDSQIEGLKLKVDYLQNEYSSLQTLFTEKNNINENIRQEVSRLSRENSVIPELKVQISELLKQKNEHEILIENLRKELEEKADEMKNTFEKRIEEESSKRRHLEEQAEVLDEVKLDLQGQIKDLEEEKDLLSRQLQMERDAKIRLRLEATQLSSKNLDLQEQLDDNERIIKQLQNQMISLETAQKAQKMMSPLPKHYLGMLEYNREDESRLIKNLILDLKPKGVAVNMIPVLPAYILFMCVRHVDYLSDEDKLRSLMNGIITAVKKITTNHPNDLALLSFWLSNMYQLLNCLKQYSGEEEFRKQSTARQVNNCLQNFDLSDHQQVVSDLAICIYHQFIAAMERSLTPAIVPGMLEHESLQGISSMKPRGFIKRSSDDNEDMETYTISFITQRLSHFYNNMMQHGTETHLIKQVVKQLLFHIGATTLNNLLLRKDMCSCRKGMQIRCNISYLEEWLQEKELQNCHLIDTLKPLAEAAWLLQVSKSTDDDAKAITKKCIELNTVQIVKILNSYTPIDGFEKRVASSFVRKVQSLRQDHDGSAQLMIDPHYRFPVTFPFYASSQALELLQIPNSLHLEFLTMI; encoded by the exons ATGGCGTTGTTTCAACTTTACACGCGG TACAATAGAGTGTGGATTCCAGATGCTGAACATGTTTGGAAATCAGCAGAAATTGTGAGAGATTTCCATTTTGGAGATCATATTTTACACCTGCTTCTCGAGGATGGCACC GAACTCAAGTACCCCGTTGACTCATCACCACCAGAACTCCCGCCTCTCCGCAACCCGGACATCTTGGTTGGGGAGAACGACCTCACCGCTCTCAGCTACCTCCACGAACCAGCTGTCCTGCACAACCTCAAATTGCGCTTCTTGGAATCCAGAATCATCTACACCTACTGTG GCATCATCCTGGTGGCTCTGAACCCTTACAAGCAGCTTCATGTCTATGGAGATGCAATCATTCATGCGTACTCGGGTCAGAACATGGGTGACATGGACCCTCATATATTTGCGGTGGCGGAGGAGGCTTACAAACAGATGGCTAG GGACCACAAAAATCAATCTATTATCATCAGTGGAGAGTCAGGAGCTGGTAAAACGGTTTCTGCTCGATACGCTATGAGGTACTTTGCTGTTGTCAGCAAATCTGGTAGCAAGACCCAAATTGAAGACAAAGTTCTGGCATCCAATCCCATAACAGAG GCCATCGGGAACGCAAAGACGATCAGGAACGATAACAGCAGCCGTTTCGGGAAATTCACCGAGATAAGTTTTGACAACAGGTATCGAATTATTGGCGCAAACATGAGGACTTACCTGTTGGAGAAATCAAGAGTTGTTTTCCAG GCTGAATCGGAGCGGAACTATCACATATTTTACCAAATATGTGCCTGCGCACATCTGCCGCAGTTTAAAGAACTCAAACTCA GGAGTGCAGATGAGTTTCACTACACGGGCATGGGTGGCAATATCATTATTGAAGGTGTGGATGACAGGAAAGGCATGGAGGAGACGCAACAGACTTTCTCACTCCTGG gaTTGAAGGAGGACTTTCAGTCTGATGTCTTCAAGGTTCTTGCAGCAATTCTCCATCTGGGAAATGTGGAAATCAAGAGCTCTGGGGATGATAGATCATCCATTTCT aACGGCGATTCACATTTGAAAATCTTCTGTGAGTTACTGGGCGTCCGCGCGGACAACCTGATGCAATGGCTGTGTAATCGGAGGCTGGTTCTGGCATCTGAAACGGTGGTGAAACCACTGCCAAAAGATCGCGCGGTTACTTCCCGAGACGCCCTCGCCAAGCGGATCTACGCTCATTTGTTTGACTGCATCATTAACAGGATCAACAAAGCACTGCAGGTTCCGGGGAAGCAACATGCTTTCATTGGAGTTTTAGACATTTATGG GTTTGAGACATTTGACATCAACAGTTTTGAGCAGTTTTGTATCAACTACGCCAATGAAAAGCTTCAGCAGCAGTTTAATTTG CATGTTTTCAAACTGGAACAAGAGGAGTACATGAAAGAAGACATCCCATGGACGTTAATAGATTTCTATGACAACCAGCCAGTCATTGACTTGATTGAAGCCAAAATGGGAATCCTGGACTTGCTTGATGAAGAATGTTTG TTTCCTCAAGGCTCCGATCAAAGCTGGCTCCAAAAACTGTACAACTACCTGGACAGCAATCCTTTGTTTGAGAGACCCAAGCTATCCAATGAGATGTTTGTCATTCAGCACTTTGCGGACAAG GTGGAGTATCAGTGCAAAGGTTTTCTTGAGAAGAATCGAGATGCTCTTTATGAAGAACTGATTGAAGTTCTAAGAGTCAgtaag TTTGCCTTTCTGGCCAAATTCTTCCAAGAGGAGGGCCAAAGTGGTCTTAACATAAAAGGTATCAGGGTGATGCCGGCCAGGCCCAGTGTAATGTCGGCCAATAAACAGCTGAGGACCTCAGTTGGGAAAAAG TTCCACAGTTCCCTTGCTTTGCTGATGGACACTCTGAATGCTACGACTCCTCACTATGTGCGCTGCATTAAGCCCAATGATGAAAAGCTGCCATTTGA ATACGATTCTGGACGGGTGGTGCAACAGCTGCGAGCCTGCGGAGTGCTTGAAACTATTCGTATTAGCGCCCAAAGTTACCCATCGAG GTGGACCTACTTTGAGTTTTACAACCGATACAGTGTTTTAATGaccaatgtggaggcgggcatcAATGACAAGACACAGACATGCAAATCTTTGCTTCAAAGGTTGATTCAG GACTCTAACCAATACAAGTTCGGTCGCACCAAGATCTTCCTTCGAGCAGGTCAGGTAGCTTATTTAGAGAAGTTACGTCTGGACCAACTACGAGGGGCTTGCATTACCATCCAGAAATACGTCCGTGGGTGGATCCAGAGAAGGAAGTACCTCCGCTTGAGACGGGCTGCCATCCTGATACAACACTACATCCGTGGCAAGAGGACCGTACG CAAAGCAGTCAGTGCAACAAACCTGAAGCAAGGCTGGTCGGCAGTGGTGATCCAGAGGTACTGGAGAGGCTTCCGCATAATGAAGGCCTACCAAACGGTACGCTTGGCCATCATCACCATCCAAGCTTTTACACGAGGTTGGCTGGCCCGTAAATCCTATGCCAAG CTGGTAGAAGCTCGCAAGGCCTTGGTCCTGCAAAAGTATGCCAGAGCGTGGTTGGCTCGGCGTCGTTTTAACGCCATTCGTCGACTGGTGCATCAAGTTCAGCTCTCCTTCAGGGTGGAGCAGCTCCGAAAGAAGAATGAGGAGCAG AGTAAAGAGAACCGCGGCTTGGTGGAAAGACTGACAAGCTTGGCCAGCTCTCATTCTCAGGCCATGGAGAAGCTTCAAGCTATGGAAATACAGCTGGGAAAATCAGCCAACCAGAAGGCATCCTTGGCAGCAAGAGAGAAGAAAGCTCAACAAGATGCTTCTCTG AAAATGACTGCGCTTCAAAGTGAAGTTGACGGGTTAATCATTGAGAAACAAGCCAGAGAAACAATGTTTGAAGCCTCCACCAAGGAGCAGAAAG AAAAGTTTGATCAaattaaaattaatcttctGGAGGAGAAGGAAACTCAAGCAAGGCTCCGAAA GATGGCTGAGAACAACCTTGAAATGCAGAGACGGGACCACGAGAAGGAGCTGGGAGTCCTGAGAGAGGAAATCAGGAAGTTGAAGGACGAGAGAGCTGCTCTTCAAATGAAGATGGAGGACGGCGACCAAATGACTATTGACCTGCAAGATCAGGTGGCTCAGCTCACCAAACATGTCAAAGTCATTCCTGAGCTCCGCAAGGACATCGCCAACCTACAGAGTCAAAAGAATAACTCAGACCGAAAAATGAAGCAACAATCGGAAGAAGCAAGAG CTAAACTGCGTGAAATTTCAAGACTACTTGCTGGAAGCATTGTGGAAGAAGACGTGCTTTCGGG GCTAACTGAAGATTATTCTGAGAAAGCATATGAAGCTGAAGACCTCCTGGCAGCATTTAGTGGTTTAGAGAAAGTGACCAG AACATTGGAGAACCATCGTAAAGAGCAGAAGGAAAGCTATGACTCTCAAATAGAAGGCTTGAAACTGAAAGTGGATTACCTTCAAAATGAGTACAGCAGCTTGCAAACACTTTTTACCGAGAAAAATAACATAAATGAGAATATTCGCCAGGAGGTGTCCCGACTGAGCCGTGAGAACTCG GTTATACCAGAGCTGAAAGTTCAGATTTCAGAGcttctaaaacaaaaaaatgagcaTGAGATCCTCATAGAAAACCTGAGAAAGGAGTTGGAGG AAAAAGCCGACGAGATGAAAAATACCTTTGAAAAAAGGATTGAAGAAGAGAGTTCAAAACGAAG GCACTTAGAGGAACAAGCAGAGGTGCTGGATGAAGTGAAACTCGACCTTCAAGGTCAAATAAAAGACTTAGAAGAGGAGAAAGATCTTTTGAGCAGACAACTACAGATGGAGAGAGATGCCAAGATTCGACTCAGACTCGAAGCCACGCAGTTATCGTCAAAAAATTTG GACTTGCAGGAGCAGCTTGACGACAATGAAAGAATCATTAAACAATTACAGAATCAAATGATAAGCCTTGAAACAGCACAAAaag CCCAGAAAATGATGTCACCTCTTCCAAAGCATTATCTTGGAATGTTGGAGTACAACAGAGAGGATGAATCCCGACTCATTAAAAATCTGATTTTAG ACCTTAAGCCCAAAGGTGTGGCAGTCAACATGATACCAGTTCTGCCAGCTTATATTCTCTTCATGTGTGTACGGCATGTCGACTACCTCAGCGACGAAGATAAACTTCGGTCTTTGATGAACGGCATTATTACCGCTGTGAAAAAGATCACCACA AATCACCCAAACGACTTGGCCTTGTTgtctttctggctgtcaaacatGTACCAGCTTCTCAACTGTCTCAAGCAGTACAGCGGCGAGGAG GAATTTAGGAAACAAAGCACTGCCCGTCAGGTGAACAACTGCTTGCAGAACTTTGATTTGTCAGATCACCAGCAGGTCGTCAGCGACTTGGCCATTTGCATCTATCACCAGTTTATCGCGGCCATGGAAAGATCGCTCACACCTGCGATTG TACCTGGTATGTTGGAGCATGAGAGTTTGCAGGGAATTTCCAGTATGAAGCCCAGAGGCTTCATTAAACGTTCCAGCGATGACAATGAAGACATGGAGACCTATACAATCTCCTTCATCACTCAGCGGCTCTCTCACTTCTACAATAACATGATGCAACATGGAACGGAGACACACCTCATTAAACAGGTGGTCAAGCAGTTGCTCTTTCACATCGGTGCGACCACCCTCAACAACCTACTACTCCGGAAAGACATGTGTTCCTGCAGGAAAGGAATGCAAATCAG GTGTAACATCAGCTACCTGGAGGAGTGGCTACAGGAGAAAGAGTTGCAAAATTGTCATCTCATAGACACGCTCAAGCCGTTAGCTGAGGCGGCCTGGCTGCTGCAGGTCAGCAAGTCCACCGATGACGACGCCAAGGCCATTACCAAGAAATGCATCGAGCTCAACACGGTTCAG ATTGTCAAGATTCTAAATTCATACACACCCATCGACGGTTTTGAGAAGAGGGTGGCGTCGTCGTTTGTGCGTAAAGTTCAG TCACTTCGACAAGATCATGACGGCTCGGCGCAGCTGATGATTGACCCCCATTATCGTTTCCCAGTTACGTTTCCTTTTTATGCTTCCTCACAGGCTCTGGAGCTGTTGCAGATTCCCAATAGCCTTCACCTGGAATTTCTTACCATGATCTGA